A region of Ornithodoros turicata isolate Travis chromosome 5, ASM3712646v1, whole genome shotgun sequence DNA encodes the following proteins:
- the LOC135394799 gene encoding NFX1-type zinc finger-containing protein 1-like isoform X1, with protein sequence MFSVPEEEDVVKLLMHVMSKACCQSFLQAVFDEDSFCQVFRVWLRLDQTKALFLNQSSKKDTSSVHKAKKGSNMRDPDTSSCEAHLRNIIKEGDRATGDDHVEEVWTLRSRERWKLYRYWVDNLTSVIDTFQTSEMTTMEDVQERMAHSRLMAVLPVLRASKVIGMTTTCAAKYQALLREVQPRIVIVEEAAEVLKAHVVTSLAPQTQHVILIGDHQQLRPPTNVHELSIRYKMDVSLFERMLINGVGVKQLCVQHRMRPDFARLLTPRFYPTLEPHSCVERYEDIEGMTTNMFFFNHSSPERSNSGRSYSNVFEANFLVNLCRYLLAQGYQRSQITLLTPYMGQKKLLERTASTYHELTAVAITVVDNFQGEENDIILLSLVRSNETGETGFVRVANRICVLLSRARMGFYCVGNMTLLSEASNLWRDIVDDLKHRGLLGCELKLRCRRHSNSTAVVRTADDFPSGRSGLCNHPCTASLPCGHSCPKNCHMDTEDHTLSTCRERCGKTCSRGHCCNERCHGQCTRCTVHIKVEFPVHTSEVPCYMADEATCTKKCGRLLNTCGHPCGKTCGELCGGACVGSSAEVGPCGHLIEVPCKISGCIAANPELCRARCERLLQCGHRCAGRCGEPCGDNPCREAVKKSLPCGHTVTAECRELATVIACRTKSSYVLPCGHDVVLECWQTQTESFFACDQCPKSLPCGHTCRFRCTRACSHVCRAEVAALCLSGHTVVVPCWQQKDPSPISRLCRAPCPAILHCGHPCWNACNEPCASTCNKYVTLDRPCGHKDIVPCSLRKKEFPCLEPCPRSLACGHPCPAACYKTPCPYPCQLSCPISCPHGPCPTVCGYPCPPCGEPCTWSCPHSRCDALCCEPCTRPPCDHRCARLLPCGHACLGACGEPCPTLCSVCKPKEYEEAAGTSLNVLLVALGDCGHSVPEEDFRRACSTAPENGPLLCPRCSTPARHCLRFGQRVKKYIARMNRQKRKALDDIRSEHYGYEAVAGQHSLDDYLRSLIEEKKPCDK encoded by the exons ATGTTTTCCGTACCTGAGGAAGAGGACGTTGTAAAACTGCTTATGCATGTCATGAGCAAGGCGTGCTGCCAGTCCTTCTTGCAAGCGGTGTTCGACGAGGATTCCTTCTGTCAAGTGTTCAGGGTGTGGTTACGCTTGGATCAAACGAAAGCACTCTTCCTGAATCAAAGCAGCAAAAAGGACACGTCATCG GTGCACAAAGCTAAAAAGGGATCCAACATGCGGGACCCGGACACAAGCTCTTGTGAAGCACATCTGCGCAACATCATCAAGGAGGGCGATCGAGCCACAGGAGACGATCATGTCGAGGAAGTCTGGACACTAAGATCTCGAGAGCGCTGGAAACTGTATCGATACTGGGTCGACAACCTGACTTCTGTGATTGACACCTTTCAAACTTCTGAGATGACAACAATGGAAGATGTGCAAGAGCGCATGGCGCACTCCAGACTAATGGCTGTCCTACCGGTCCTTAGGGCGTCCAAG GTCATTGGAATGACAACAACGTGCGCGGCTAAGTACCAGGCTCTCCTCCGCGAGGTGCAACCGCGCATCGTCATCGTGGAAGAGGCAGCCGAAGTACTCAAAGCTCACGTGGTGACAAGCTTGGCTCCGCAAACTCAGCATGTGATCCTCATCGGAGACCACCAGCAGTTGCGTCCGCCTACGAATGTACACGAACTGTCAATCAG ATACAAGATGGACGTGTCTCTTTTCGAAAGAATGCTTATCAACGGCGTGGGTGTCAAACAGCTCTGCGTTCAACATCGCATGAGGCCGGACTTCGCCCGCCTTCTCACGCCACGATTCTACCCTACCTTGGAGCCCCACTCGTGCGTGGAACGATACGAAGACATTGAGGGTATGACCACAAACATGTTCTTCTTCAATCACTCCTCCCCAGAGCGGAGCAATTCTGGCAGAAGCTATAGCAACGTTTTCGAGGCAAATTTTCTTGTCAACCTCTGCAGATACCTGCTTGCTCAGGGTTACCAACGTTCTCAAATCACTTTGCTCACGCCGTACATGGGTCAGAAGAAGCTTCTAGAGCGCACAGCTAGTACATATCACGAGCTGACCGCGGTGGCCATCACAGTAGTGGATAATTTCCAAGGAGAAGAGAACGACATCATCCTCTTGTCCTTGGTTCGCTCCAACGAAACCGGGGAAACCGGTTTCGTTCGAGTGGCGAACCGAATTTGTGTCCTCCTATCCAGGGCTCGTATGGGATTTTACTGCGTAGGCAATATGACCTTACTGAGCGAGGCGTCCAACTTATGGAGAGACATCGTTGACGACCTCAAACATCGTGGCCTGCTCGGATGCGAACTGAAGTTACGGTGCAGGAGACACTCGAACAGCACGGCAGTAGTAAGAACAGCAGATGACTTTCCTAGCGGTCGTAGTGGTCTCTGTAACCATCCGTGCACAGCCTCCCTTCCCTGCGGACATTCTTGTCCAAAAAACTGTCACATGGATACTGAGGACCACACGCTGTCCACCTGCAGAGAGCGTTGCGGAAAGACATGTTCCAGAGGTCACTGTTGCAACGAACGCTGCCACGGCCAGTGTACGCGTTGCACGGTGCACATTAAGGTGGAGTTTCCTGTCCATACTTCCGAAGTCCCGTGCTACATGGCAGACGAGGCGACTTGCACGAAAAAATGCGGACGACTCTTGAATACATGCGGTCATCCGTGTGGCAAAACATGCGGCGAGCTCTGCGGTGGAGCGTGCGTCGGATCAAGTGCTGAGGTAGGTCCGTGCGGACATCTCATCGAAGTTCCGTGCAAGATATCTGGCTGTATCGCTGCTAATCCAGAACTCTGTCGAGCCCGCTGCGAGAGACTGCTACAATGCGGACATAGGTGTGCAGGGCGTTGTGGTGAGCCGTGTGGCGATAACCCGTGCAGGGAAGCCGTAAAGAAATCCTTACCCTGCGGCCATACGGTCACTGCGGAGTGTCGTGAGTTGGCAACGGTTATTGCATGCCGGACGAAATCTAGTTACGTGCTTCCTTGCGGACATGACGTGGTCCTCGAATGCTGGCAAACCCAAACTGAATCATTTTTCGCCTGCGATCAGTGTCCGAAGTCCCTGCCATGTGGACATACATGCCGCTTCAGATGCACTAGAGCTTGTAGCCACGTTTGCAGGGCCGAAGTAGCCGCTCTGTGCTTATCTGGACACACCGTTGTAGTTCCATGTTGGCAGCAGAAGGATCCCTCTCCCATTTCTAGGCTGTGCCGTGCACCTTGTCCAGCTATCCTACACTGCGGTCATCCTTGCTGGAATGCCTGCAATGAACCTTGCGCAAGTACGTGCAACAAGTATGTTACTTTGGACAGACCTTGCGGCCACAAAGATATCGTTCCGTGCAGTCTGCGGAAAAAGGAATTTCCTTGCTTAGAACCTTGTCCTCGGTCTCTTGCCTGCGGTCATCCATGTCCGGCCGCCTGCTACAAAACGCCGTGTCCATACCCGTGCCAGCTATCGTGTCCAATATCCTGCCCTCACGGCCCGTGTCCGACTGTGTGTGGCTATCCATGTCCACCTTGCGGAGAACCCTGCACGTGGTCGTGTCCGCACTCTCGTTGCGATGCCTTGTGTTGCGAACCTTGTACACGGCCTCCCTGCGACCATCGCTGCGCGAGACTGCTGCCCTGTGGTCATGCTTGTCTCGGAGCCTGCGGCGAGCCCTGTCCGACGCTATGCAGTGTTTGCAAGCCGAAAGAGTACGAGGAAGCAGCGGGAACGTCCTTAAATGTTCTCCTCGTAGCGCTCGGAGActgcggacattctgtgccagAGGAAGATTTCAGGAGAGCTTGCTCCACAGCCCCTGAGAATGGCCCTCTTTTGTGCCCTAGATGCTCGACGCCCGCCAGGCATTGTCTGAG GTTCGGTCAACGTGTCAAGAAGTACATCGCCAGGATGAACAGACAAAAGCGAAAGGCTCTGGATGACATCCGGAGTGAGCATTACGGGTATGAAGCGGTTGCCGGGCAACACTCACTTGATGACTACCTCCGTAGTCTCATTGAAGAGAAGAAACCCTGCGACAAGTGA
- the LOC135394799 gene encoding uncharacterized protein LOC135394799 isoform X2 has product MFSVPEEEDVVKLLMHVMSKACCQSFLQAVFDEDSFCQVFRVWLRLDQTKALFLNQSSKKDTSSVHKAKKGSNMRDPDTSSCEAHLRNIIKEGDRATGDDHVEEVWTLRSRERWKLYRYWVDNLTSVIDTFQTSEMTTMEDVQERMAHSRLMAVLPVLRASKVIGMTTTCAAKYQALLREVQPRIVIVEEAAEVLKAHVVTSLAPQTQHVILIGDHQQLRPPTNVHELSIRFGQRVKKYIARMNRQKRKALDDIRSEHYGYEAVAGQHSLDDYLRSLIEEKKPCDK; this is encoded by the exons ATGTTTTCCGTACCTGAGGAAGAGGACGTTGTAAAACTGCTTATGCATGTCATGAGCAAGGCGTGCTGCCAGTCCTTCTTGCAAGCGGTGTTCGACGAGGATTCCTTCTGTCAAGTGTTCAGGGTGTGGTTACGCTTGGATCAAACGAAAGCACTCTTCCTGAATCAAAGCAGCAAAAAGGACACGTCATCG GTGCACAAAGCTAAAAAGGGATCCAACATGCGGGACCCGGACACAAGCTCTTGTGAAGCACATCTGCGCAACATCATCAAGGAGGGCGATCGAGCCACAGGAGACGATCATGTCGAGGAAGTCTGGACACTAAGATCTCGAGAGCGCTGGAAACTGTATCGATACTGGGTCGACAACCTGACTTCTGTGATTGACACCTTTCAAACTTCTGAGATGACAACAATGGAAGATGTGCAAGAGCGCATGGCGCACTCCAGACTAATGGCTGTCCTACCGGTCCTTAGGGCGTCCAAG GTCATTGGAATGACAACAACGTGCGCGGCTAAGTACCAGGCTCTCCTCCGCGAGGTGCAACCGCGCATCGTCATCGTGGAAGAGGCAGCCGAAGTACTCAAAGCTCACGTGGTGACAAGCTTGGCTCCGCAAACTCAGCATGTGATCCTCATCGGAGACCACCAGCAGTTGCGTCCGCCTACGAATGTACACGAACTGTCAATCAG GTTCGGTCAACGTGTCAAGAAGTACATCGCCAGGATGAACAGACAAAAGCGAAAGGCTCTGGATGACATCCGGAGTGAGCATTACGGGTATGAAGCGGTTGCCGGGCAACACTCACTTGATGACTACCTCCGTAGTCTCATTGAAGAGAAGAAACCCTGCGACAAGTGA